A genomic window from Brachyspira sp. SAP_772 includes:
- the lysS gene encoding lysine--tRNA ligase — MSENQNHSENTQNEKNTSVEKENRKEKLNTLRSMGINPFPNSYDVTYKSKDIAEKFEELEKNETEVAVAGRIMLYRVMGKSSFLTIKDSVGTIQAYIQKDKLGDEFYNTVFKKLIDIGDIVGVKGTVFKTKTGEITIYASELKLLTKSLNPLPEKFHGLTDTELRYRQRYVDLIMNDDVKEAFIKRSKMISAIREVMIENNFLEVETPMMHPLIGGAKAKPFVTHHNTLDMTLYLRIAPELYLKRLIVGGFDKVFELNRNFRNEGISTRHNPEFTMMEAYMAYANFHKVMELVEEVFSKVCFKLNGKYNSQYKDYEINFKPPFARIPMVDLVKEHSGLDFNAIESDDEAISKAKSIGVEIDTSKSKPTKWEVMVAVFEEKVEEKLIQPTFVINYPKAVSPLSKSYPDNPDITERYELFIGGMEMSNGFSELNDPIDQKERFEEQLKAKARGEDETMDMDLDFINALEYGLPPTGGLGIGIDRMAILFLNVPSIRDTILFPQMRKLE; from the coding sequence ATGTCAGAAAATCAAAATCATTCTGAAAACACACAAAATGAAAAAAATACTAGTGTAGAAAAAGAAAACAGAAAAGAAAAGTTAAACACATTAAGAAGTATGGGAATAAACCCGTTTCCAAATAGTTATGATGTAACTTATAAATCAAAGGATATAGCAGAGAAATTTGAAGAGCTTGAAAAGAATGAAACTGAAGTTGCCGTTGCTGGAAGAATTATGCTTTATAGAGTTATGGGTAAATCTTCATTTTTAACTATAAAAGATTCAGTAGGCACTATTCAAGCTTATATACAAAAAGATAAGCTTGGCGATGAGTTTTATAATACAGTATTCAAAAAACTTATAGATATAGGTGATATTGTTGGAGTAAAAGGAACTGTTTTTAAAACAAAAACAGGAGAGATTACAATATATGCAAGCGAATTAAAGCTTCTTACAAAATCATTAAATCCGCTTCCTGAAAAATTCCACGGACTAACTGACACAGAGCTTCGTTATAGACAAAGATATGTTGATTTAATAATGAATGATGACGTTAAAGAAGCATTTATTAAACGTTCTAAAATGATATCTGCTATAAGAGAAGTAATGATAGAAAATAACTTTCTTGAAGTAGAAACTCCTATGATGCACCCATTAATTGGAGGAGCTAAGGCTAAACCATTTGTTACACATCATAATACTTTAGATATGACACTTTATTTAAGAATAGCACCTGAACTTTATTTAAAAAGGCTTATAGTTGGCGGTTTTGATAAAGTATTTGAGCTTAACAGAAATTTCCGTAATGAAGGAATATCTACAAGACATAATCCAGAGTTTACTATGATGGAAGCTTATATGGCTTATGCTAATTTCCACAAGGTTATGGAATTGGTAGAAGAGGTGTTCTCAAAAGTATGTTTTAAATTAAATGGAAAATATAACTCTCAATATAAAGATTATGAGATTAATTTTAAGCCTCCATTTGCAAGAATACCTATGGTTGATTTAGTTAAAGAGCATTCAGGTCTTGATTTCAATGCTATAGAATCAGACGATGAAGCTATATCAAAAGCAAAATCAATAGGAGTAGAGATAGACACTTCAAAAAGCAAGCCTACTAAATGGGAAGTAATGGTTGCGGTATTTGAAGAGAAAGTTGAAGAAAAACTTATTCAGCCTACATTTGTTATTAATTATCCTAAAGCAGTTTCTCCTCTTTCAAAATCTTATCCTGACAATCCAGACATTACAGAGAGATACGAACTCTTTATTGGCGGAATGGAGATGTCTAATGGATTTAGTGAGCTTAATGACCCAATAGACCAAAAAGAGCGTTTTGAAGAGCAGTTAAAAGCAAAAGCTCGCGGTGAAGATGAAACTATGGATATGGATTTAGATTTTATTAACGCATTAGAATATGGGCTTCCTCCTACAGGCGGTCTTGGCATAGGAATAGATAGAATGGCTATACTTTTCTTAAATGTGCCTAGCATTAGAGATACTATTCTTTTCCCCCAAATGAGAAAGTTAGAATAG
- a CDS encoding DUF2262 domain-containing protein: MSNSLQIKDFSESDYFSYEASCNLWEDENISLIIDFGEESNKSDMLLKYADKINEILKWIEEHKKAISDFLISKQCITLAEEWVSTNKQIDDNSYQNAIGEIINIPIKEEDFYKAMYLDSILIDFEEDESRPDTTMHILFEPDYFKHHSLIVYVDGDKNIEYGDLAG; this comes from the coding sequence ATGTCAAATTCTTTACAAATAAAAGATTTTTCTGAAAGTGATTATTTTTCTTATGAAGCTTCATGCAATTTATGGGAAGATGAGAATATTAGTTTGATTATAGATTTTGGAGAGGAATCGAATAAATCTGATATGTTATTAAAATATGCAGATAAAATTAATGAAATATTGAAATGGATAGAAGAGCATAAAAAAGCTATTTCTGACTTTCTTATTTCAAAACAATGTATTACTTTGGCAGAAGAGTGGGTTTCTACAAATAAACAAATAGATGATAATTCTTATCAAAATGCTATTGGCGAGATAATTAATATTCCAATAAAAGAGGAAGATTTTTATAAGGCTATGTATTTAGATAGCATACTAATTGATTTTGAGGAAGATGAATCTAGACCAGATACTACTATGCATATACTTTTTGAACCTGATTATTTTAAGCATCATTCTTTGATAGTTTATGTTGATGGCGATAAAAATATTGAGTATGGTGATTTAGCGGGATAA
- a CDS encoding AAA family ATPase: MDNFIITISRQYGSGGRLIGEKLAKILNVNFYDKELIDIVVDKTGLARGIIELKDECFINDNIFFTAYNKRKFESPFAGNKTYSTLDRIFEIQSKVISDIAKKESAIIIGRCASFILKYSDNSFNVFIHSSIENRIKRINEEYGVNIENAERELKNMDSYRYNYHKYYTGEEWGNMINYNMTLDSGCFNYDEICDIIIYGMNKKLKNIKK, from the coding sequence ATGGATAATTTTATTATAACAATAAGCAGACAATATGGAAGCGGAGGAAGGCTAATTGGAGAGAAATTAGCTAAAATACTGAATGTCAATTTTTATGATAAAGAATTGATTGATATAGTTGTTGATAAAACAGGATTAGCTAGAGGTATTATAGAATTGAAAGATGAATGTTTTATAAATGATAATATATTTTTTACAGCATATAATAAAAGAAAATTTGAAAGCCCTTTTGCAGGAAATAAAACTTATTCTACACTAGATAGAATATTTGAAATACAAAGCAAAGTAATAAGTGATATAGCTAAAAAAGAATCAGCTATTATAATAGGGAGGTGTGCTAGTTTTATATTAAAATATTCTGATAATTCTTTTAATGTATTTATTCACTCTTCTATAGAAAATAGAATAAAAAGAATAAATGAAGAATATGGAGTAAATATAGAAAATGCTGAGAGAGAGTTAAAGAATATGGATTCTTATAGATATAATTATCATAAATATTATACTGGAGAAGAATGGGGGAATATGATAAATTATAATATGACTTTAGATAGCGGTTGTTTTAATTATGATGAGATTTGCGATATTATAATATATGGTATGAATAAAAAATTAAAAAATATAAAAAAATGA
- a CDS encoding ABC transporter ATP-binding protein: MIKKIKEFFKKGNKPFDYGAVTEEHRKKYYGKIEKHPYKRMWSYAMRHKKLFIPSFIISIMYTIINILPPFFGQLAISITGGKRVDLLDKIPFVNELASKFSNISTKQLAEQFLTADSITNPIVIAQFAFIIIIGFIYVIFRVSFDYIKTFLFQFTAQEIGKDVRADMLKGLMNTDIAYFKQEKEGDLMSRVINESGTIENFLSTTLPNMITVPLTLILTLAVLLVLNVKLTLACFIAAPLIGLGIDKVSKLIRTRVTAEQNLLGATTSLIQEDIRGIEVIKIFSKEDEEVTKYRKVYADLIGFMRKIALLTSLNRPMTELVMIVAMLIILAYGGFLIFKGEMPFEFLWGFLLYMLNISTPVRDLSGIFINLQRTMGIAQRVFQIIDLPSEQVDDPTKKEMKPIEHSITFENVNFEYTKRGEEKPFHLGPISFNVKKGDVVAFVGNSGGGKTTLISLIPKLFTPSEGVIRFDGIDINELNTRSVRNQIGVVSQENILFYGTVRENILYANPNATDDDLLRAAKIAHADEFILKLPNGYDTHIGPRGVMLSGGQRQRIALARAVLKKPSILILDEATSALDTESEMYVQKALNEIINLQTTFVIAHRLSTIKNATYICVVENGKITESGTHEELMKKGGKYQYLYSLQFRD; this comes from the coding sequence ATGATAAAAAAAATAAAAGAATTTTTTAAAAAAGGAAATAAACCATTTGATTATGGAGCAGTTACAGAAGAACATAGAAAAAAATATTATGGTAAAATAGAAAAACATCCATATAAAAGAATGTGGTCATATGCTATGAGACATAAAAAGCTTTTTATACCATCTTTTATAATTAGCATAATGTATACAATAATTAATATACTTCCTCCTTTTTTTGGTCAATTAGCAATATCTATTACAGGCGGTAAAAGAGTTGATTTACTTGATAAAATACCTTTTGTAAATGAGTTAGCATCTAAATTTAGCAACATTAGTACAAAACAATTAGCAGAACAATTTTTAACAGCAGATAGCATAACTAATCCAATAGTAATAGCACAATTTGCTTTTATTATTATAATAGGCTTCATATATGTAATATTTCGTGTTAGTTTTGATTATATTAAAACATTTCTCTTTCAATTTACAGCACAAGAAATAGGCAAAGATGTTCGTGCTGATATGTTAAAAGGGTTAATGAATACGGATATAGCATATTTTAAACAAGAAAAAGAAGGCGATTTAATGAGCAGAGTCATTAATGAATCTGGAACTATAGAGAATTTTCTATCTACTACATTACCAAATATGATAACAGTACCTTTGACTTTAATACTCACATTAGCAGTATTATTAGTGTTAAATGTCAAACTTACTTTAGCATGTTTTATAGCTGCCCCGCTGATAGGACTTGGTATTGATAAAGTTTCAAAACTAATAAGAACAAGAGTTACAGCTGAGCAGAATTTATTAGGGGCTACTACTTCATTGATACAAGAAGATATAAGAGGAATAGAGGTTATAAAAATATTTTCTAAAGAAGATGAAGAAGTAACAAAATATAGAAAAGTATATGCCGATTTAATAGGATTTATGAGAAAAATAGCTTTGCTTACTTCGTTAAATAGACCTATGACAGAGCTTGTAATGATAGTAGCTATGCTTATAATACTTGCTTACGGCGGATTTTTAATATTTAAAGGTGAGATGCCTTTTGAGTTTTTGTGGGGATTTTTGCTTTATATGCTTAATATTTCAACTCCTGTAAGGGATTTATCTGGAATATTTATTAATCTTCAAAGAACCATGGGGATAGCTCAAAGGGTTTTTCAAATAATAGATTTACCTTCTGAACAAGTTGATGACCCTACTAAAAAAGAAATGAAACCAATAGAGCATTCTATAACTTTTGAAAATGTTAATTTTGAATATACTAAAAGAGGAGAAGAAAAACCTTTCCACTTAGGCCCTATTAGTTTTAATGTAAAAAAAGGAGATGTTGTTGCTTTTGTTGGTAATAGCGGCGGCGGTAAAACTACTTTAATAAGCCTTATACCTAAATTATTTACCCCTTCTGAAGGTGTTATTAGATTTGATGGTATAGATATTAACGAACTTAATACAAGAAGTGTGAGAAATCAAATTGGTGTGGTATCTCAAGAGAATATTTTATTTTATGGTACTGTAAGAGAAAATATACTTTATGCTAACCCTAATGCAACTGATGATGATTTATTAAGAGCTGCAAAAATAGCACATGCTGATGAGTTTATATTAAAACTTCCAAATGGATACGATACTCATATAGGTCCAAGAGGGGTAATGCTTTCAGGCGGTCAGCGTCAGCGTATAGCTTTAGCAAGGGCAGTATTAAAAAAACCTTCTATATTAATACTTGATGAAGCTACAAGTGCATTAGATACAGAAAGTGAAATGTATGTTCAAAAAGCATTAAATGAAATTATTAACCTTCAAACTACATTTGTAATTGCACATAGATTATCTACTATAAAAAATGCTACTTACATTTGTGTTGTCGAAAATGGTAAGATTACAGAATCTGGCACACATGAAGAGCTTATGAAAAAAGGCGGAAAATATCAGTATTTGTATTCGCTTCAGTTTAGGGATTAA
- the rdgB gene encoding RdgB/HAM1 family non-canonical purine NTP pyrophosphatase gives MINKLVIATANKHKLTEIQNIFKDSAKEILPMPADIGEIIEDGNSFIENSLIKARAVYNHTKLPSLADDSGICINALNGKPGIYSARYGGENLGYKEKMQLILDKLKNKNDRTAYFITSAVCVLDNNYYIALEGRVDGVIIESPKGFDGFGYDPIFKPNGYDVTYAEMTLEQKNSMSHRAIAMNKMKEILYNINNF, from the coding sequence ATGATAAATAAATTAGTAATAGCTACAGCTAATAAGCATAAATTAACTGAAATACAAAACATATTCAAAGACTCTGCAAAAGAGATATTGCCAATGCCTGCAGATATTGGAGAGATAATAGAAGATGGAAATAGCTTTATAGAAAACTCTCTAATAAAAGCAAGAGCTGTATATAATCATACAAAACTACCCTCTTTGGCAGATGATTCGGGTATTTGCATAAATGCTCTTAATGGAAAGCCCGGAATATATTCTGCAAGATACGGCGGAGAAAATTTAGGCTATAAAGAAAAGATGCAGTTAATATTAGATAAATTAAAAAATAAAAATGATAGAACGGCTTATTTTATCACTTCTGCGGTATGTGTATTAGATAATAATTATTATATAGCTTTAGAGGGGAGAGTTGATGGAGTGATAATTGAAAGCCCTAAAGGTTTTGATGGATTCGGTTATGACCCTATATTTAAGCCTAATGGATATGATGTTACATATGCAGAGATGACCTTAGAGCAAAAAAACTCTATGAGCCATAGAGCAATAGCTATGAATAAAATGAAAGAAATATTGTATAATATAAACAACTTTTAA
- a CDS encoding NADH:flavin oxidoreductase/NADH oxidase, which yields MKAEKSNLFTPLQIGNIEIKNRVVMPPMCMYSAEDGYVNDWHIQHYATRAIGGTGLIIVEATGVLPYVSNITDNDLAIWDDKYIDGLSKLVNAVHANGAKIGIQINHAGRKCESTKIDKIYAPSAIAFNEKFRTPVEMTQSDINEVVDAFASAAVRAKKAGFDIIELHAAHGYLISTFLSPLSNKRTDEYGKNRAKFLEEILRKCREAVGSDYPIQVRISSYDWREGGNTVKDFAEMLKPLEEAKLIDSINVSTGAVTADGKIIPYEGYQVPFCRELKQYMTVPCIGGGLIYDPKMANMMVRNGAADAIYIGRELLRNPYWALQAARILGIDVPFPKQYEMAKR from the coding sequence ATGAAAGCAGAAAAAAGTAATCTTTTTACACCTTTACAAATAGGTAATATAGAAATAAAAAACAGAGTTGTAATGCCTCCAATGTGTATGTATAGTGCTGAAGACGGATATGTTAATGATTGGCACATACAGCATTATGCTACAAGGGCTATAGGAGGAACTGGTTTAATAATAGTAGAAGCTACTGGAGTTTTACCTTATGTAAGCAACATTACTGATAATGATTTGGCTATATGGGACGATAAATATATTGACGGTTTAAGCAAATTAGTAAATGCAGTTCATGCTAATGGAGCAAAAATTGGTATACAGATTAATCATGCTGGAAGAAAATGCGAGTCTACAAAAATAGATAAAATATACGCTCCAAGTGCTATAGCATTCAATGAAAAATTTAGAACACCTGTAGAAATGACACAATCAGATATTAATGAAGTAGTAGATGCTTTTGCTAGTGCTGCTGTAAGAGCTAAAAAGGCAGGATTTGACATCATAGAACTTCATGCTGCTCATGGTTATTTGATTTCTACATTCCTATCACCATTATCAAATAAAAGAACAGACGAATACGGCAAAAACAGAGCTAAATTCTTAGAAGAGATATTAAGAAAATGCCGCGAAGCTGTAGGAAGTGACTACCCTATACAAGTAAGAATATCTTCTTATGACTGGAGAGAAGGCGGAAACACTGTAAAAGATTTTGCTGAAATGCTAAAACCTTTAGAAGAAGCTAAATTAATAGATTCTATAAACGTTAGTACTGGAGCAGTTACAGCAGACGGTAAGATTATTCCTTATGAAGGCTATCAAGTGCCTTTCTGCAGAGAATTAAAACAATATATGACAGTGCCTTGTATAGGAGGAGGTCTTATATATGACCCTAAAATGGCTAATATGATGGTGAGAAATGGCGCTGCTGATGCTATATACATAGGCAGAGAATTATTGAGAAACCCTTATTGGGCATTACAGGCTGCAAGAATTTTAGGCATTGATGTACCATTCCCTAAACAATATGAAATGGCTAAAAGATAA
- a CDS encoding ankyrin repeat domain-containing protein, which produces MNNNNQYDENKKYLFKVLIIALAIIFILLIGAGILVGTFLFITNKANLNKMVDNYHIYDEAIYNKRYGDSVVKEFVNNYGADVNETDIENKTPLYHAVEANNIKAVKFLLENKADAEISSDEGITPLLLAIKNNNKKIAELLIEEGNANVYGSYTGDDIENYPMYYAISQTNKSMIKLLLDNSFDLKREPTILSYAIENSDRSIVKYLVDNGADINYQNADGSTVLYNSIVSLDYDLFKYFLDKGSKVENNSFNKKYGNVIMAAAGSKFNNSSSKQPVDLVLLQNGAANSAKIMKDIITNFNKNDINSYINGMNALIIASGNSYIDTVRILLENGADVNSYDNDGWTSLMYAANNGDIELAKLLISNNANVNIQSYDYSTALMCAIKSPIVKNRIPMIELLIANKADINTTDANGLGALNIAIMNNDMELTKFFITNKADLNKTTMEDGSSLIEYAINTDNIDLLQLLVENGADINRANDISSLTPLMRASRTGLENIVRILLSRNVELNTTDKYGSTALHMAAENSQLNIVKLLLNKKPKLNIQNQYGDTPLHNAVRAGNIDIVSELVIAGADINIENNNGKLPMDIARDNNSLAIYEVLRQAQDNIQ; this is translated from the coding sequence ATGAATAATAATAATCAATACGATGAAAATAAAAAATATTTATTTAAAGTACTAATTATAGCATTAGCAATTATTTTTATATTATTAATTGGTGCAGGAATACTTGTTGGTACATTCTTATTTATAACAAATAAAGCCAATTTAAATAAAATGGTAGACAATTATCATATATATGATGAAGCTATATACAATAAAAGGTATGGAGATAGCGTTGTAAAAGAGTTTGTAAATAATTATGGTGCTGATGTTAATGAAACTGATATAGAAAATAAAACTCCTCTCTATCATGCTGTTGAAGCAAACAATATAAAGGCTGTTAAATTCTTATTAGAAAATAAAGCAGATGCAGAAATATCAAGCGATGAAGGAATAACTCCTCTGCTCTTAGCAATAAAAAACAATAATAAAAAAATAGCAGAACTTCTAATAGAAGAAGGCAATGCTAACGTATATGGTTCTTATACTGGAGATGATATAGAAAATTATCCTATGTATTATGCAATATCTCAAACAAACAAAAGTATGATAAAATTATTATTAGATAATTCATTTGATTTAAAAAGAGAGCCTACAATTTTAAGTTATGCCATTGAAAACAGCGATAGAAGTATAGTTAAATATTTAGTAGATAATGGTGCGGATATTAATTATCAAAATGCTGATGGAAGCACTGTATTATATAATTCTATAGTATCATTAGATTATGATTTATTTAAATACTTTTTGGATAAAGGTTCAAAAGTAGAAAATAATAGTTTCAATAAAAAATATGGAAATGTTATAATGGCTGCTGCGGGCTCTAAGTTTAATAATAGTTCAAGCAAACAGCCTGTTGATTTAGTTCTTCTTCAAAATGGTGCTGCAAATAGTGCCAAAATAATGAAAGATATTATAACTAACTTTAATAAAAATGATATTAACAGTTATATAAATGGAATGAATGCTTTAATAATAGCTTCTGGTAATTCATATATAGACACTGTAAGAATACTTTTAGAAAATGGTGCTGATGTTAATTCTTATGACAATGATGGATGGACTTCTCTTATGTATGCTGCAAATAATGGAGATATAGAATTAGCTAAGTTACTTATTTCTAATAATGCAAATGTTAATATTCAAAGTTATGATTATAGTACTGCTTTAATGTGTGCTATAAAAAGCCCTATTGTAAAAAACAGAATACCTATGATAGAGTTATTAATAGCAAACAAAGCTGATATCAACACAACAGATGCTAATGGACTTGGTGCTTTAAATATTGCTATAATGAATAATGATATGGAATTAACAAAGTTTTTCATTACCAATAAAGCAGATTTAAATAAAACAACTATGGAAGATGGAAGCTCTTTAATAGAATATGCTATTAATACTGATAATATAGACTTGCTTCAGCTTTTAGTTGAAAATGGTGCTGATATTAATAGAGCAAATGATATATCAAGTTTAACACCTTTAATGAGAGCTTCAAGAACTGGGCTTGAAAATATAGTGAGAATATTACTTTCAAGAAATGTAGAATTAAATACTACAGATAAATATGGAAGCACTGCTTTACATATGGCAGCTGAAAACTCTCAATTAAACATTGTAAAACTTTTACTTAATAAAAAACCAAAGCTAAACATACAAAATCAATATGGAGATACTCCTTTACATAATGCTGTTAGAGCTGGAAATATTGATATAGTAAGTGAGCTTGTTATAGCTGGTGCTGATATCAATATAGAAAACAATAACGGAAAATTACCTATGGATATAGCAAGAGATAATAACAGTTTAGCTATATATGAAGTATTAAGACAAGCTCAAGACAATATACAATAA
- a CDS encoding ABC transporter ATP-binding protein, translated as MSIILKVENLKMYYHTSKGDIKAINDISFDIEEGETLGIVGESGCGKTSLAASLLRMPSPPGKYEGGKIILDNEDIIPLKEEYIRKNIRWSKISMVFQGAMNSLTPVYTIGYQMLETLNRHVDMNKNDAYKLIKEYLGYVGLHDSVMDRYPHELSGGMKQRVVIAAALFLKPKLIILDEPTTALDVIVQAQIINLLKKLKKDFNLSFIFITHDLALEAEISDRVCVMYGGKIAELAKSEDIYNNPKHPYTKRLLAATPRLKKTVDKLEFIEGTPPDLLNPPKGCMFYDRCKERIDKCRYEEPIIKSGYNNHLCACHLIN; from the coding sequence ATGTCAATTATATTAAAAGTAGAAAATCTCAAGATGTATTATCACACATCTAAAGGCGATATAAAAGCCATTAATGATATTAGTTTTGATATAGAAGAAGGAGAGACTCTAGGCATTGTTGGCGAATCGGGATGCGGAAAAACATCTCTTGCCGCATCACTTTTAAGAATGCCCTCCCCTCCCGGAAAATATGAAGGCGGAAAAATTATATTAGACAATGAAGATATAATACCGCTTAAAGAAGAATATATAAGAAAAAATATAAGATGGTCAAAAATATCTATGGTCTTTCAGGGAGCTATGAACTCTCTCACTCCTGTATATACTATAGGCTATCAAATGCTTGAAACATTAAACAGACATGTTGATATGAATAAAAATGATGCATACAAACTCATAAAAGAATATTTAGGATATGTTGGTCTTCATGATAGTGTAATGGATAGATATCCGCATGAGCTTTCTGGAGGAATGAAACAAAGAGTTGTAATAGCAGCTGCTTTATTTTTAAAACCTAAATTAATAATATTAGATGAACCTACCACAGCATTGGATGTTATAGTGCAGGCTCAAATAATAAACCTATTAAAAAAACTAAAAAAAGATTTTAATTTATCATTTATATTTATTACTCATGATTTGGCATTAGAAGCAGAAATATCTGACAGAGTTTGTGTAATGTATGGAGGAAAAATAGCAGAGCTTGCCAAAAGTGAAGATATTTATAATAATCCAAAACACCCATATACAAAAAGATTATTAGCGGCTACTCCTAGACTTAAAAAAACAGTTGATAAATTAGAGTTTATAGAAGGGACTCCTCCTGATTTGCTTAATCCGCCAAAAGGATGCATGTTTTATGATAGATGCAAAGAGAGAATTGATAAGTGTAGATATGAAGAGCCTATTATAAAAAGTGGTTATAATAATCATTTATGTGCATGTCATTTAATTAATTAG